The DNA window aacatatctgaaCTCTTCAAGTGGGACTGGGATTTCGGCGTCCTCTTGCGGGATTTCCGTAACCATGATCcgagcatgtgaatcatcgtaatcCCGGCGGTGAACTTTGATCACacccacatgctcgtacaaataccctcgggccacaatattgtcgatgttgtcgggcgagagatgtacttgctgagTAAGGGCCGCTtggtcatcaaaattgtataggataccttggtcgttgagggaaatgaactcctcagcataaatttgtggttgtacctcatcctgaggagcgtatggttgtggaacatacgcctcaccagccacctctccttcttcctcttgttcggcggCGTTCCTCTCCGTcgcttaagggattggacttcggcttttaattgttcaatctccttcgcttgccgagccacaacatcgtacacttcccttttcttcctgccgaacagttgagatgccctggtcaggaacctacaaatcataaaatgcaaattagcaacgatttcatttgtgtaactaaataaataacatttgaagtaatagcatacccagcagccctgacacgtccaggatgctctggtgtcccgagcgctgcgtgaggatatcgttttggccccGGACACCgaatttgtccctgactaagcttctcctctaattgagcctaatgcacgcatatattcaagcaattagtatatgaattatatacactaactctaattgaattatatattcaagcaattagtatatgaattaatatatacttactatcttctcggcaatttccttgtcgtaatcagtgacaagttttctactcttggtgcgagatttaatccaaacacggtggcggggaggatctgcaacttcgaggtcctttttctacataacgttataacaatgaaatgagtaccaattaaattgtatagcacattatagcacattaaatttttagtattacttaccacagcttcccgtacgttcaccatcccactccgaccacttcgatgtctggattgaatt is part of the Cannabis sativa cultivar Pink pepper isolate KNU-18-1 chromosome 5, ASM2916894v1, whole genome shotgun sequence genome and encodes:
- the LOC133038091 gene encoding uncharacterized protein LOC133038091 → MPALKENDLGRLAQVPEKHPEIDAADWCKFVESRLTPEFLELSKVQRERSSKIQSRHRSGRSGMVNVREAVKKDLEVADPPRHRVWIKSRTKSRKLVTDYDKEIAEKIAQLEEKLSQGQIRSPPGLR